In the genome of Streptococcus oralis, one region contains:
- a CDS encoding AbiH family protein has translation MGYNIYTNQEFKKLANDGQINIMAFFGNGVDIQLMEYLESPYRTSYQNFYNYLCYKNFDKDNMIFQKMTEDKKDNERDPNIKQNWSDFENSLIEIFNQPGWLKIEKLTKDFTQFQIEFSNFLNEIITPNMLARLGNDSTEKGIALNSFTRFLGDLDFINFNKLSFPRKSKLYSLFNWEILNFNYTSMLDNILLLDKGQFDPHPHKFADRQILFYPNPKDRANKLEEFIDCKNGELIEGYVPNPHLNKDTKYSSYLMINITHPHGYQNVPKSMLFGFDNKEQITNENKRSLAKNFLKPYWAQNDRKYKSYFNNTDLFILYGLSLGDSDFWWWNNILNSLLETDSELIIYNYNSNNESDSDTINRFINVATNEKLDDEKLDKLYKKIAIVQYNSETKLNAFKLDYLD, from the coding sequence ATGGGCTATAATATTTATACAAATCAAGAATTTAAAAAATTGGCTAATGATGGACAAATTAATATCATGGCTTTCTTTGGAAATGGTGTAGATATTCAGTTAATGGAATATCTTGAATCTCCATATCGGACTTCTTATCAAAATTTCTATAATTATCTTTGCTATAAGAATTTTGACAAAGATAATATGATCTTTCAAAAAATGACTGAGGATAAGAAAGATAATGAAAGAGATCCCAATATCAAGCAAAATTGGAGTGACTTTGAGAATAGCTTAATTGAGATTTTTAATCAACCTGGCTGGCTGAAAATAGAGAAATTGACTAAAGATTTCACTCAATTTCAAATCGAGTTCTCAAATTTTTTAAATGAAATAATTACTCCTAATATGCTTGCTAGGTTAGGGAATGATAGCACAGAAAAAGGAATTGCTCTTAATTCTTTTACCCGTTTTTTAGGTGATTTAGATTTTATAAATTTCAATAAATTGTCTTTTCCTCGTAAAAGCAAACTTTATTCTTTATTTAACTGGGAAATTTTAAATTTCAACTATACTTCGATGTTGGATAATATCTTATTGCTAGATAAAGGACAATTTGATCCGCATCCCCATAAGTTTGCAGATAGGCAGATTCTATTTTATCCAAATCCTAAAGATAGAGCAAATAAGTTAGAAGAGTTTATTGATTGTAAAAATGGAGAATTGATAGAAGGTTATGTTCCTAATCCACATCTAAATAAAGACACTAAATACTCCAGTTATTTAATGATCAATATCACCCATCCTCATGGTTATCAGAATGTTCCGAAATCAATGTTATTTGGATTTGACAATAAGGAACAAATAACAAATGAAAATAAAAGATCTTTAGCAAAGAATTTTTTAAAGCCCTATTGGGCTCAGAATGATAGAAAATATAAATCATATTTCAATAATACTGATTTGTTTATACTATACGGTTTATCACTCGGTGATAGTGACTTTTGGTGGTGGAATAATATTCTTAACTCACTTTTGGAGACAGATTCTGAATTGATTATTTATAATTACAATAGCAATAATGAATCTGATAGTGACACAATTAATAGATTTATTAATGTGGCAACCAACGAGAAACTGGATGATGAGAAACTAGATAAGCTTTATAAGAAAATTGCTATAGTTCAGTATAATTCTGAAACAAAGCTAAATGCGTTCAAATTGGATTATTTGGATTGA
- a CDS encoding GNAT family N-acetyltransferase gives MTILETDRLIIRDLQESDLPTLIAMNQDPEVMQYFPKPYSQAESLRLYQGIQDEVKAYGYSLWAVEEKDSQEFVGLVGLHHSDLRIFAGKEVVEIGWRLRKEFWNRGYATEAAQACLDFAFQQAGLSEVYSFTSLLNLPSQKIMQKLGMEFVKEFDNEKVPAASPLYRHVLYRIKNLH, from the coding sequence ATGACTATTCTTGAAACAGACCGTCTCATTATACGGGACTTGCAAGAATCTGATTTGCCGACTTTGATCGCTATGAATCAGGATCCGGAGGTCATGCAGTATTTCCCAAAGCCGTATAGTCAAGCGGAGTCCTTGCGGCTTTATCAGGGCATTCAAGATGAAGTTAAGGCTTATGGATACAGTCTTTGGGCTGTTGAAGAAAAGGATAGTCAGGAGTTTGTCGGCTTGGTAGGTCTGCACCATTCGGATTTACGGATTTTTGCTGGAAAAGAAGTTGTAGAAATCGGCTGGCGTCTGCGAAAAGAGTTTTGGAATCGTGGTTATGCGACGGAGGCTGCCCAAGCCTGTCTAGACTTCGCTTTCCAGCAAGCTGGCTTATCAGAAGTTTACTCTTTTACATCCTTACTCAATCTCCCTTCGCAAAAAATCATGCAAAAGCTAGGCATGGAATTTGTCAAAGAATTCGATAATGAAAAAGTTCCAGCAGCCAGTCCCCTTTATAGACATGTCCTCTACAGAATCAAGAATCTCCACTAA
- a CDS encoding branched-chain amino acid aminotransferase — MTVAIDWENLGFSYMKLPYRYIAHYKNGQWDQGELTEDATLHISESSPSLHYGQQAFEGLKAYRTKDGSIQLFRPDENAKRLQRTCDRLLMPQVPTEMFVEACKAVVRANEEYVPPYGTGGTLYLRPLLIGVGDIIGVKPAEEYIFTIFAMPVGNYFKGGLVPTNFLIQDEYDRAAPNGTGAAKVGGNYAASLLPGKMAKSRNFSDVIYLDPSTHTKIEEVGSANFFGITADNEFVTPLSPSILPSITKYSLLYLAEHRLGLTPIEGDVPIDNLDRFVEAGACGTAAVISPIGGIQHGDDFHVFYSETEVGPVTRKLYDELTGIQFGDVEAPEGWIVKVD; from the coding sequence ATGACAGTTGCAATTGATTGGGAAAATCTTGGATTTTCTTATATGAAATTACCTTATCGTTATATCGCTCATTATAAAAATGGTCAATGGGATCAAGGAGAATTGACAGAGGATGCAACCTTGCATATTTCAGAGTCTTCTCCAAGTCTCCACTATGGACAGCAAGCATTTGAAGGATTGAAAGCCTATCGTACGAAGGATGGCAGTATTCAACTTTTCCGTCCTGATGAAAACGCCAAGCGTTTGCAACGTACCTGCGACCGTCTTTTGATGCCTCAAGTACCTACAGAAATGTTTGTGGAAGCTTGTAAAGCAGTTGTGCGTGCAAATGAAGAGTACGTACCACCATACGGAACAGGTGGAACCCTTTATCTTCGTCCACTTTTGATTGGTGTTGGAGATATCATCGGGGTTAAACCAGCAGAAGAGTATATTTTTACTATCTTTGCTATGCCAGTTGGTAACTACTTTAAAGGTGGATTGGTTCCAACGAATTTCTTGATTCAGGATGAATACGATCGTGCAGCTCCAAATGGTACGGGTGCGGCCAAGGTAGGTGGGAACTATGCTGCTAGTCTCCTTCCAGGTAAAATGGCCAAGTCTCGCAACTTTTCAGACGTTATCTACCTAGACCCATCTACACATACAAAGATTGAAGAAGTCGGATCAGCCAACTTCTTTGGAATCACGGCAGACAATGAATTTGTTACGCCATTGAGTCCGTCCATCTTGCCATCCATTACCAAGTACTCTTTGCTTTACCTGGCAGAGCATCGCTTGGGCTTGACACCGATCGAAGGCGATGTCCCAATTGATAATTTAGATCGTTTTGTAGAGGCAGGTGCTTGTGGTACGGCAGCGGTTATTTCGCCAATTGGAGGTATCCAACATGGCGATGATTTCCATGTTTTCTATAGTGAAACAGAAGTAGGTCCTGTTACACGTAAACTCTATGATGAATTGACGGGTATCCAATTTGGTGATGTAGAAGCACCAGAGGGATGGATTGTCAAAGTGGACTAA
- a CDS encoding aminoglycoside 6-adenylyltransferase, translating to MRTQPQMLDLILQIAKVLQVEAVAMSGSRTNPKAPKDEFQDYDVVFVVDDLDNLTSDLSWLDQFGKRIIEQHNILGNRRLFLMLFEDGNRIDLTLCPKEYIKEWVESEADFTVLEDPKGLFEYYTTNPQRYWTSPASQIAFETACNEFWWVSAYVVKGICRKQLLYATDHLYGVCQQELLKVLAWQVASEMGKVDIGKNYKYLFQYLPTEKEKEFSALLDFSSVEKLTQSLFATMELFHQEAQFLAHKMGFDYDMKVSEKMIKYAGERLN from the coding sequence ATGAGAACTCAACCCCAAATGCTTGATTTAATTTTACAAATCGCAAAAGTGCTCCAAGTCGAGGCTGTCGCCATGTCCGGTTCACGGACAAATCCAAAGGCTCCAAAAGACGAGTTTCAAGATTATGATGTTGTTTTTGTCGTGGACGACTTAGATAATCTGACGAGTGACCTTTCTTGGCTGGACCAGTTTGGCAAACGTATCATTGAGCAGCATAATATCTTAGGAAACCGTCGTCTCTTCCTCATGCTCTTTGAAGATGGTAACCGTATAGATTTGACTTTATGTCCTAAAGAGTATATCAAGGAGTGGGTAGAAAGCGAAGCGGATTTCACGGTGCTAGAAGACCCTAAGGGATTGTTTGAGTACTATACTACAAATCCTCAACGTTACTGGACAAGTCCAGCTAGTCAGATAGCTTTTGAAACAGCCTGCAATGAATTTTGGTGGGTTTCCGCATATGTAGTGAAGGGAATCTGTCGCAAGCAACTTCTCTATGCAACTGACCATCTTTACGGTGTTTGTCAACAAGAACTCTTGAAGGTCTTAGCTTGGCAGGTCGCAAGTGAGATGGGAAAGGTCGATATCGGCAAGAACTACAAATATCTTTTCCAGTATTTACCTACAGAGAAAGAGAAGGAATTCTCAGCTCTACTTGATTTTTCAAGTGTAGAGAAACTTACTCAGTCATTGTTTGCTACCATGGAACTTTTCCATCAAGAGGCTCAATTCCTTGCTCACAAGATGGGATTTGACTATGATATGAAAGTATCTGAGAAGATGATTAAGTATGCTGGGGAGAGGTTGAACTAG
- the parC gene encoding DNA topoisomerase IV subunit A, with the protein MSNIQNMSLEDIMGERFGRYSKYIIQDRALPDIRDGLKPVQRRILYSMNKDGNTFDKSYRKSAKSVGNIMGNFHPHGDSSIYDAMVRMSQDWKNREILVEMHGNNGSMDGDPPAAMRYTEARLSEIAGYLLQDIEKKTVPFAWNFDDTEKEPTVLPAAFPNLLVNGSTGISAGYATDIPPHNLAEVIDATVYMIDHPTAKVDKLMEFLPGPDFPTGAIIQGRDEIKKAYETGKGRVVVRSKTEIEKLKGGKEQIVITEIPYEINKANLVKKIDDVRVNNKVAGIAEVRDESDREGLRIAIELKKDANTDLVLNYLFKYTDLQINYNFNMVAIDNFTPRQVGIVPILSSYIAHRREVILARSRFDKEKAEKRLHIVEGLIRVISILDEVIALIRASENKADAKENLKVSYEFTEEQAEAIVTLQLYRLTNTDVVVLQEEEAELREKIAMLAAIIGDERTMYNLMKKELREVKKKFATPRLSTLEDTAKVIEIDTASLIAEEDTYVSVTKAGYIKRTSPRSFAASTLEEIGKRDDDRLIFVQSAKTTQHLLMFTTLGNVIYRPIHELADIRWKDIGEHLSQTITNFETNEEVLYVEVVDQFDDATTYFAATRLGQIKRVERKEFTPWRTYKSKSVKYAKLKDETDQIVAVAPIKLDDVLLISQNGYALRFNIEEVPVVGAKAAGVKAMNLKADDVLQAAFICNTSSFYLLTQRGSLKRVSCEEIPATSRAKRGLQVLRELKNKPHRVFLAGAVAEQGFVGDLFSTEMEENDQTLLVLSNKGTIYESRLQDLNLSERTSNGSFISDTISDEEVFDAYLKEVFKEDKASS; encoded by the coding sequence ATGAGTAACATTCAAAACATGTCCCTTGAGGACATCATGGGAGAGCGCTTTGGTCGCTACTCCAAGTACATCATTCAAGACCGGGCTTTGCCAGACATTCGTGATGGCTTGAAGCCGGTTCAGCGTCGTATTCTTTATTCGATGAATAAAGATGGCAATACCTTTGATAAGAGCTACCGTAAGTCAGCTAAGTCTGTCGGTAACATCATGGGGAATTTCCACCCCCACGGCGACAGTTCTATCTATGATGCCATGGTTCGTATGTCTCAGGACTGGAAAAATCGTGAGATTCTAGTTGAAATGCATGGTAATAACGGTTCCATGGATGGTGATCCGCCTGCGGCGATGCGTTATACTGAGGCGCGCTTGTCTGAGATTGCTGGTTATCTTCTTCAGGATATCGAGAAAAAGACAGTTCCTTTTGCTTGGAACTTTGACGATACCGAGAAAGAGCCGACGGTTTTGCCAGCAGCCTTTCCCAACCTCTTAGTCAATGGTTCGACTGGGATTTCGGCTGGATATGCTACGGATATTCCACCGCATAATTTGGCTGAGGTTATCGATGCGACAGTTTACATGATTGACCATCCGACTGCCAAGGTTGATAAACTCATGGAATTCTTGCCTGGACCAGACTTCCCTACAGGAGCTATCATCCAAGGGCGTGATGAAATCAAGAAGGCTTATGAAACTGGGAAAGGGCGCGTGGTTGTTCGTTCTAAGACGGAGATTGAAAAGCTAAAAGGCGGTAAGGAGCAAATCGTTATCACTGAGATTCCTTATGAAATCAATAAGGCCAATCTGGTCAAGAAAATCGATGATGTTCGTGTCAATAACAAGGTGGCTGGTATTGCTGAGGTTCGTGATGAGTCTGACCGTGAAGGTCTTCGTATCGCTATCGAACTCAAGAAAGATGCTAATACCGATCTCGTTCTTAACTATCTCTTCAAATATACTGACCTACAAATCAATTACAACTTTAACATGGTGGCGATTGACAATTTTACGCCTCGTCAGGTTGGGATCGTCCCAATCTTATCTAGCTATATAGCCCACCGTCGTGAAGTGATTTTGGCTCGTTCCCGCTTTGACAAGGAAAAGGCTGAAAAACGCCTCCATATCGTTGAAGGTTTGATTCGCGTGATTTCGATTTTGGACGAAGTCATTGCTCTTATTCGTGCTTCTGAGAACAAGGCTGACGCTAAAGAAAATCTCAAGGTCAGCTATGAGTTTACTGAGGAACAGGCTGAGGCCATCGTTACCTTGCAACTTTACCGTTTGACCAATACAGACGTGGTTGTCTTGCAGGAAGAAGAAGCAGAACTTCGTGAAAAGATTGCCATGCTTGCTGCTATCATCGGTGATGAACGAACTATGTACAATCTCATGAAGAAAGAACTCCGTGAGGTCAAGAAGAAATTCGCGACACCACGTTTGAGTACTTTGGAAGATACTGCAAAAGTAATCGAGATTGACACAGCTAGTTTGATTGCCGAGGAAGATACCTATGTCAGCGTGACTAAGGCAGGTTATATCAAGCGTACCAGCCCACGTTCCTTTGCAGCATCCACTCTGGAAGAAATTGGCAAGCGTGATGATGACCGTTTAATCTTTGTTCAATCTGCCAAGACAACCCAACACCTCTTGATGTTTACAACTCTTGGAAATGTCATTTATCGACCAATCCATGAGTTAGCAGATATTCGCTGGAAGGACATCGGAGAGCACTTGAGCCAGACCATTACAAACTTTGAAACCAATGAAGAAGTTCTCTATGTCGAAGTCGTGGATCAGTTTGATGATGCTACAACCTACTTTGCTGCAACTCGTCTTGGTCAAATCAAGCGCGTAGAACGAAAAGAATTCACTCCATGGCGGACCTACAAGTCGAAGTCTGTCAAGTATGCTAAGCTCAAAGACGAGACAGACCAGATTGTAGCAGTGGCTCCGATTAAACTAGATGATGTACTCTTGATTAGCCAAAACGGTTACGCCCTTCGTTTCAATATCGAAGAGGTTCCGGTTGTTGGTGCCAAGGCTGCGGGTGTCAAGGCTATGAACCTGAAAGCAGATGATGTACTTCAGGCTGCCTTTATCTGTAACACCTCATCCTTCTACCTCTTGACCCAACGTGGAAGCTTGAAACGTGTTTCTTGTGAGGAAATTCCAGCAACCAGCCGTGCCAAACGAGGTCTACAAGTCTTGCGTGAGTTGAAAAACAAACCGCACCGTGTCTTCTTAGCAGGAGCAGTTGCAGAGCAAGGTTTCGTTGGTGATCTCTTTAGTACAGAAATGGAAGAAAACGACCAAACGCTGCTTGTCTTATCTAATAAGGGAACAATCTATGAAAGCCGATTGCAAGATTTGAACTTGTCAGAACGTACTAGCAACGGAAGCTTTATCTCAGACACTATTTCAGATGAAGAAGTTTTTGATGCTTACCTCAAAGAAGTCTTTAAAGAGGATAAAGCGAGTTCATAA
- the parE gene encoding DNA topoisomerase IV subunit B gives MSKKEININNYNDDAIQVLEGLDAVRKRPGMYIGSTDGAGLHHLVWEIVDNAVDEALSGFGDRIDVTINKDGSLTVQDHGRGMPTGMHAMGIPTVEVIFTILHAGGKFGQGGYKTSGGLHGVGSSVVNALSSWLEVEITRDGTVYKQRFENGGKPVTTLKKIGTAPKSKTGTKVTFMPDATIFSTTDFKYNTISERLNESAFLLKNVTLSLTDKRTDEAIEFHYENGVQDFVSYLNEDKEILTPVLYFEGEDNGFQVEVALQYNDGFSDNILSFVNNVRTKDGGTHETGLKSAITKVMNDYARKTGLLKEKDKNLEGSDYREGLAAVLSILVPEEHLQFEGQTKDKLGSPLARPIVDSIVAEKLTFFLMENGELASNLIRKAIKARDAREAARKARDESRNGKKNKKDKGLLSGKLTPAQSKNPAKNELYLVEGDSAGGSAKQGRDRKFQAILPLRGKVINTAKAKMADILKNEEINTMIYTIGAGVGADFSIEDANYDKIIIMTDADTDGAHIQTLLLTFFYRYMRPLVEAGHVYIALPPLYKMSKGKGKKEEVAYAWTDGELEELRKQFGKGATLQRYKGLGEMNADQLWETTMNPETRTLIRVTIEDLARAERRVNVLMGDKVEPRRKWIEDNVKFTLEESGEMVF, from the coding sequence GTGTCAAAAAAGGAAATCAATATTAATAACTACAATGATGACGCCATTCAGGTGCTGGAAGGGTTGGATGCGGTCCGTAAACGTCCGGGGATGTATATTGGATCGACTGACGGTGCTGGTCTCCATCACCTAGTCTGGGAAATCGTGGATAATGCGGTCGATGAAGCCTTGTCTGGATTTGGTGACCGCATTGATGTGACCATCAATAAAGACGGCAGTCTAACGGTTCAAGACCATGGTCGAGGGATGCCGACTGGGATGCATGCTATGGGAATTCCAACTGTTGAGGTTATCTTTACCATTCTCCACGCTGGAGGAAAATTCGGTCAAGGTGGCTATAAGACATCTGGTGGTCTCCACGGGGTGGGATCTTCAGTCGTTAATGCCCTATCAAGCTGGTTAGAAGTTGAAATTACTCGTGACGGTACAGTCTACAAGCAACGTTTTGAAAATGGCGGGAAACCCGTCACAACCCTGAAGAAAATTGGTACGGCACCCAAGTCTAAGACAGGTACCAAAGTCACTTTCATGCCTGACGCGACTATCTTTTCTACGACTGACTTCAAGTACAATACCATTTCAGAACGACTCAATGAGTCAGCCTTTCTCTTAAAAAATGTCACCTTGTCTCTGACAGATAAGCGAACAGATGAAGCAATCGAATTCCATTATGAGAACGGGGTACAAGACTTTGTTTCTTACCTCAATGAAGACAAGGAAATCTTGACGCCAGTCCTATACTTTGAAGGCGAAGACAATGGTTTCCAAGTGGAGGTTGCCCTCCAGTACAATGATGGATTTTCAGATAACATTCTATCCTTTGTCAATAACGTTCGTACTAAAGATGGTGGAACACATGAGACAGGACTCAAGTCAGCCATTACTAAGGTCATGAATGACTACGCGCGTAAGACAGGACTTCTCAAGGAAAAAGATAAAAACCTTGAAGGGTCAGACTACCGCGAGGGACTAGCAGCCGTCCTTTCTATTCTGGTTCCTGAAGAACACTTGCAGTTTGAAGGACAGACAAAGGACAAGCTAGGAAGCCCACTAGCTCGCCCTATTGTTGATAGCATTGTCGCAGAAAAATTAACTTTCTTCCTCATGGAAAATGGTGAACTGGCTTCTAACCTTATTCGCAAGGCTATTAAGGCACGTGATGCGCGAGAGGCAGCTCGCAAGGCGCGTGATGAGAGCCGAAATGGTAAGAAAAATAAGAAAGACAAGGGCTTGCTTTCTGGGAAATTGACTCCAGCCCAGTCTAAGAATCCTGCTAAGAATGAACTCTATCTGGTCGAGGGGGATTCTGCCGGTGGTTCTGCCAAGCAAGGTCGTGACCGTAAGTTCCAGGCTATCTTGCCCCTTCGTGGTAAGGTGATTAATACAGCCAAGGCCAAGATGGCGGATATTCTCAAAAATGAAGAAATCAATACTATGATTTATACCATTGGTGCGGGCGTGGGAGCAGACTTCTCTATTGAAGATGCTAACTATGACAAGATTATTATCATGACCGATGCGGATACCGATGGTGCTCATATTCAAACCTTGCTCTTGACATTTTTCTACCGCTACATGCGTCCGCTAGTTGAGGCAGGCCATGTCTATATTGCCCTTCCGCCTCTTTACAAGATGTCCAAAGGCAAAGGCAAGAAAGAAGAAGTGGCCTATGCTTGGACGGACGGAGAGCTAGAAGAACTCCGCAAGCAGTTTGGTAAAGGCGCAACACTCCAACGATATAAAGGTCTTGGTGAGATGAACGCGGACCAACTCTGGGAAACAACCATGAATCCAGAAACTCGAACCCTCATTCGTGTCACCATCGAAGACTTAGCACGCGCAGAACGTCGTGTCAATGTCCTCATGGGAGACAAGGTCGAACCACGCCGTAAATGGATTGAGGATAATGTTAAATTTACGCTGGAAGAGAGTGGGGAGATGGTGTTTTGA